GGAGTATTGAAGCTATCGCAATCGGAAAATAATTCCGCGGCTTCTTCCCGCTCCCAAGAATGGCAAAATTCAAAACCAGATGGCCCGGTGTATTCATATATAACCCCTGTAATAGGTAACCCCGCTATTTTCGCATCTTGCAAGGGAATCATCCACTATCAACTACATTTTGAAAAACCGGGCGCAACGGGGAGGGAAATTTCGACTTGGCGCCGCAAGATTTACATCCTGAAAGAGCTGGAGATCGCTCCATTAAGTGGTTTAGCAACTCTACCCGCCGTTTTCGCAAAAGTGTATTGCGGAAAGCGGAGGGGGAGAGGGATATTCATCCCACGTTTCCGGCGTAGCTGTTTTAGCGTGAGCGCAAAAAAAAACCGGGCCGAATGATATCCGGCCCGGTTAGCGAAACAGTTGTCTCTAGTCGAGTTTCGGAACTTCTTTCCTTCCCGAAACAGCGTAGTTGATAAGGTAATTGAACATGCGGATGAGCCTTCCGTTGTTTCTCTTCTGATCCGCCCAGTGCCCAATCAGACCGATGGTCCTTGCCAGGATGAAAAATCCGTTTAGGGCGTCGTTCGGGAATCCGAGATCGGTAAGGATACATGCCATACAGCCGTCCACGTTCAGGATAAGGTTATCCTTCTTTGTGGTCGTTACCTCTTCCACCTTGAGGGCGTAATCGAGACGCGGAGTCGAAATTTTCGCCTCGCGGACGTGCCTGATAAGTTCCTGTACGCGCTTATCGGGGTTCTTCAAACTTTTAACCCTGTGGCCGATACCTGGAACGGGCCCCACGTTTTTCTTCATGTACGCGAGGAAGCCGGGGATATCGTTCGGGTACTGGCTCAGGCCGAAATCGAAATATTTGCCCGCATCCGTAACCGCGCCGCCGAAACGGGGCCCGATCATGATGAGCCCTGCCGCGACCGACTGCGAAAGACCTATTCCGGCGCAAGCCGCCATGATGGTGGCAAACGCGCCCGATACCGCCGGGCCGTGATCGGCAGACAGCATGATGATCCTGCGGATCACTTCTGCCTCTTTCTTGGTTACAAGTTTCTTGTTCCAGAGAAGACCTATAACGTGGGATATGTCGTACCCCTTGTTGATAAGTTCGGATGCCGGGTATCCGCAGTAGAGCGGTTCCTCGCCGCGGTCGTCGGAAATTGACGATTTGATGAGAGGCTCTATGAGAAGGTCGCCGCTATCCATAAAGTGTTCAATCTTCTTCGGAAGCTGCGGGAGATCCGAAGGGGAGACCTCTTCCATCTGTTTCGCCGCGCCTGTCGCAATGAGGTCCTCATATACCTTCTTAATAGCCGGTCCAAGAGCTCCGAATGTATCGGGAACGATCGCCCCGGCCGCTTTTAGCGCTTCGGATTTTCCGCGCGCCGAGCCTTCGCCGTGCTGTCCTTCCTTCGCACCCGCGTGGCCGAATTTCATCCCTTTGGGGAGCGCCTCCTGGCAGAACCCGGCGATAACAGCTATCACCTTTATCCTGCGAGGTTTCTCCTTGAGCCATCTCGCGGCGTCTTCCTCGAGGTTTCCCCCCATCTCGCCGACGATAATGACCGCTTTTGTTTCGTTATCCTTCTCGAACATGTCGAGATAGGTTCTGAAATCGGAACAAGGATACGCGTCGCCGCCGATACCGACAGCGGTGGTAATTCCATCCGCAAACTGGGAGATGATCCACATGATCTCGTTCGAAAGACCGCCGGATTTCGTGAGTACGCCAAAAGAACCCTGCCTGAAGAGTTTCGACAGGATAAGGTTGTTGTACTCTCCGCCGATAACGCCAAGCCTGCATTTCCCAGCCGACATAACGCCGATCGCGGACGGCCCGTTCATTATCTTTCCTGTATCCTTTGCCTTCTTTATGAGAAGTTTCGCGTCCTTCTCCGGCACACCTTCGGTGATCATGGAGATGGCCTTGATCTTCGGATTGTCAAACGCTTCCATCGCCGCCTGTGTGGCGCGGTTTGGAGCCACGAAGACAAGCGCGGTGTTTGAACCATGTTTATCCGTTGCCTCTTTCAATGAGGCGTAGATCGGTACCGCACAGATGGTGTTACCCACAGGAACATCCGCAGTCTTCCCGGCATCGGGAGGAAATACGAAGGCGTCCACATAAAGTTCCCTGCCGGTGAGGTGGCAGAATTCACCCATCCTCTTCGCGGCGTTAACGGCGGCAGGGCCGCCCATGATCACAACTCTTGTATTCTCGTCAGCAAAAATACTCATCCTACTTCCCCAATGCCATGTTAACGATATCGGTTAACGGTGTATATCTGTCGAAGACCTCGATATCAAATCCTTCGTTCTTCAACTCCCTCATCGCCGCGAGGCCGGCGGCCTCGTTTGGTCCGCCGCGGCGCACCCATATCTTTACGCCATCCAGCTTTCCTTCCTTCTTCGCCTTCCTGAATCCGTTTATGATTCCGGCAAACGTCACCTTTACGTCGGTGAAATTCGCGATAGCGCCGCCGACAATAATGTTTTTAATTCCAGGGAGCGAGCAGACCTCCTCTGTGAGGGCTTCCACAGCCCACGCTGGCGGATCGCCGGAATACTCCGAGTAGTTTGCAATCGTTCCACCGAGGTTTATAACCGCGTCGGAATAGAAAACCGATGCGCCGCCACCTGCCGGAAGAAGCGCTGTCGTCCCGCCAGGTATCTCGATAAGCTTCACCGATCCTTTCACGCGGCCGTCAATCTCCATAATCTTCTTTTCGCTCTGAGTGTATTCACGACCGAACTCCGCCGCGAAGTTGAAGTTCCAGTCTGTATGGCGGAACCGAGCGTCGCCGTCGAGGTTCGTTACCGCGTCGAGAGCGGTGAGTTCGCCGTTCTTCGGATTCACGATGAGCGGGTTTATCTCTATGTACTGCCCATCCTCGTTGTCGTAGCATTCAAAGAACTTCAGGGCAAACTCGGCAACCTTGTCTATCAGGTCGGCCTTGAAACCAGCCTCTTTCGCCAGTTTTTTCAGCTGATCGGCGGTCGGCTTTTCGCCAACGACCACAAAAGTCCGTTTTATCTTGTCCCAGTTATCCTCAACGTCGATACCACCCATATTTGCCAGAAGTATCTCCGCCCCTTCGCGGGTGGACTGAACCGCGATGTAATACTCGTCATCATGAGGGATCATTTCGGCAATGATGACCTGAGAGATCACGAGACCATCCACGTCTTTGCCTAAAATCTCCTTCGTAGCTTTCTTGACCCCGCTGATATCAAGATCAACTTTCACCAGACCGCGTTTGAACCTTCCACCTATTGCCTCGTGTGCCTTGACGACCATCTTGCGGTCATTCATCCATTTGTTCGACTCGATAAGATCATCGAGCTGAGAAATGTCTGAAATAACAAGCTGATATGGAGTTTTTACCCCCCATTTCTCGAATAGCCTCATGGCCGGGCCTTCTAAAAGTTTAGCCACTGTACCCCTCCAATATTTTTACGGAAATCCCACAAATCACACAATTTACAAACCACGTATTCTATGTATACCCTAATTTTTTTGTCAACCAAAAATGGCAAAAATGCCAAAAAAAGCGATGCAAACGGTTCCAATATGAACTGAAATGAAAACCGAATCAACTGCAAAAAGGAGAGGCTCCCCATCTGCCTCAAGACATTATCAGCTGAACAGTTCCCTTAAGGGAATATGAATGTCACCGAGCGCGCCGTCGAAGTTCGCCGCGCCGATCTTCACCACTCCGCCGCCGGAACAGGCCGCCTCAATACCGGCTTTCATAGCCGTGCGGGCAACTTCCAGAGAGACCGCGTTCAGCACAATCTCAAAAACCGCTTCAATCCCCTTTTCGAGCTTGCGCCCAGGATTCTTTTTAACGTCAATGGTCGGGCAATAGTCCTCCTGCGTGGATGCCTTCAGGAACGAATAGCGCGAACCTACTCTGCTTGCGGAGGCGACCACCCCCCCGGCGAAAGGGAGAACAAGACCGGCGAGTGGTTCAATAGCCGAAACGGCTTTCTCCGCAGCCTTCAATCCGCTCTTCTGGCTCGAAGCGTATATCCAGAAATTCGCACCACCGATACCTTCACCAATTCTGATGCTCTTCTCCATGACGAACTCCCCCGACGTTATAGGGACCACCACGCAATCGCGTCCGTGCCTCTTCTCTTCATGCTCGAATCCGTTGCCGAAGAGAGCTATCTTCTTCCCAAGCTCCCACGGATCACCTTCGTCGAGGCAGTTGAAAACCATCACGGTCGGCGTAGGCAACGCCACCTGACCGACCCGCTTAATAAGCTCCTTTTCCAGCTTCTCCCTCCTCTTCGCAAAGAAGAGGAGCGCATCCCCAGGTCTTGCGTCTGGTGTTTTGAAATTCTCCCCGCGCGCCTCTATCCCCGCTTCAACGCCGCAGCCGATTATCGAGGTGGCACAACCGACAGCCTTTACGGACGCTTCACGCGCCCACTTGCCGTTTCGCCCTGTGAAATAAAGGCGCGCGAAAGGGGAGCGGAATCCCTCCGCCGACACGTCGTCTATTGAAACTCCGTTTATCTCCATCCGTCTACTCTACACCTTATTGGCAACGCTTCCCCCTTTTACGACAACCGCTGGGTGGGCGAACATTTTTTGAATATCATCCGAAGGGGAGTAAAGTGCGACATCGGCGAAAGAGCCGGCGGATAAATTGCCGATCCTCTTGATCACCGCCGCATTCATGGACCCCGCTTCTTCCGGCAAAAGCGCGCGCGCGGGGGAAGAGCGTGTGATCGACGCTATTTCATGGATAGAAAACTCTTTTTCAACTTCCATAAGTGTGGAATTCTTCAAAGCCTCGCCGTCGAGCGTGGATGCGAACCGCTCCCTCTTTTCCCTCTCCATCAGAGAGGCGATGATAAAAGGATATGCGGAAGGATGTCCGCCCGATGGGTAATCAATTGAGAGGGAGGCTTTGGAAATATCCTTCAATTCCAGAAGAAATTCCATGCCTGCGAGCCAGTAGATCGAATCGTAGTAGCAGTCGTTTCTGAAATTGTACTTGATGGTAGAGTATGGAAAATCATCGCTCCTCCCTATTTCCCTTTTTGCCGTACGGGCGATGCGCCGTGAAAGCTCCTCATCAGCGGTGAGCGAAAAAGTTTCCCCGAAAGATACAGGGCCGAGATCAAAGGTGACGTTTTCATATTGCGAGATCATTTCCGCGGCGAGCTTCGCGCGGGGAACCGGTTTTCCTTTTACGGAATCGAATATGTAATAGGCAAGATGCGAGAGATGACAACGCCGTCCGCCAAGACGCTTCAGGAATTTTTCCAGAGTTTGAATGCTCCCACCCTTCCCCAGATCGGGGAGGTGTATATGCGGAGGGGGGATGTGCGCCACAGTATCAGAACTTAAGAACGCCTCGCACCCGTCGCTACCCACATATTTGAAAGTAAGAAAACCGGGGGCCAGACCGTCATCGCTCCCCCGTGCAAGCTGAAGCGCGAGATGCCGAACAGGAGCGTTTCCGAACGAAGCGCCGCTCCTAAGCCCCGGTTCAACTATTGTCGTGAACCCCATCGAGAGGTAGAGTTCCGCAACCGCTCTGCTACCGAAATTTTCAGGCGGAAAACCGAACCTGCGCGAAGCTTCATCGGCGGCTGTGAGATGTGAATGAATGTCAAGCGCGCCCGGCATGGCGATGAGCCCGGTCGCGTCTACGATCTCTCCGTCATCCCCGGTTGCGGCAAAATTCTCTTTGTCTGATACCGCATCACCCGTTATGTAAATGTCGCTTTGCTCCCCCTCTATTCCGTTTGCCGGATCGTAGAGCTTCGCGTTTTTAATAATCATCAGGCGCGGCGATCCCTACCGCGGAGAGCCGACAGGATTGAACATCGGCTGGTAAGTGAAGTGAACCACTATGTGAAGCCTCTTCTGCGTAATGGTCGCAGGGAAAGGATCGAACGGAACCGCCGCTTTCACCGCGTCGATCGAAGCGGAATCGAGCGAGCTCTCACCCGAGCTCCTGACGATATCAAGCCCCTCCATCTCCCCCGAAGGGAGGAGCGTAAATCTAAGCAGGGTCGTCCCCCCAAGCCCCCTTGAGATAGCTTCGTCGGGATAATACCAGGCGGCTTCGACGTCACGTTTTATTTTGAGGAAATAGGAGGCGTATTTGAACTTTTTAGTGTTCAGCGAAACTATCGCCTCATCTCCTGTCTCATAAAACCCTGCGGGATTATCCCTCACAATTTCGTCGATGCGACTCTTCTCCAGAAATACAGCCTCACGGTCCCCTTCGCTCTGAATGTCGGTCTCTACCCTATCCCTCTCTTTGGCGCTTTTCACCGCGTATTCATCGTGCTCCTTGCTCTTCTGCGCAACCCCCCCTTTATTACTTTCGCTCGCCTCCCCCTTTTTAACCGCGCGCGATGTCCTCATCTCGTTCTTCAGCTCTTCCCCCCCTTTGCTCTCCGAAGCGGAGAGAAGGTCGGCCTCATCCGGGGATTTACTATCTTCTTCCGCTTTTGTTTCGACTATCTTGCCGAAGGGGAAGTTGATGTTGTTTATCTTCGGCTCCTCGATAAAGGTGACCGATATCGGCGGGGGAACCTCTCTTATTTTTATAAGATGTACCGAAAGGAATGCTCCTATCACATGGAACAGGATCGAAAGCAGAATGAACTGCCTCATCTCGAGAAAATAATTCATATACCGGATTTTACCTGCAATCGTGAAGCTAAACCAATATTGGAGACAAGTGACAGGATTACAGACAGAGCCAGGGAGCTTCCCCGATTGAAACGAATAGATATAATATCCAGTTCATACGGCATCTAATTTAAAAAATCTCCTATATTCAATACAACCCGGCGTTTTTTATGGCAGAATGAAGAATAGCGGCAAAAGCATGAAGAGAGGGATTGCTCCACCGTGTATAATTACTGTTTTACAGAATTAAAGCTGAAGGAAACATTATCGTGACCGATATTGACAAGAATATTAAGGTTCTCATCGTGGACGACTCCAAAAGCATGAGAAACATCCTAAAAAAACTGCTGGCGCAGGGGGGGATGACGAATGTCATCGAAGCCGACAGCGGGACTAGCGCGCTTCTGGCGATAAAAAACGAAACGCCCGATGTAGCTCTCCTCGACTGGATACTCCCCGATATCGACGGAATAAAGGTGCTGAGGAAGATCAGGGAAAACCCCGCTTCGAAAAACCTTCCGGTGATAATGCTCACCTCGAAAACCAACAGCGAGAATATTCAATCGGCAAAGGATGCCGGCGTGAACGATTATCTTATTAAACCGGCAACAAAAGACGCCATCCTGAAGGCAGTCGGCAACGTTCTGAAGAATTAGCTACCCGTCCCGCCCCTTTTTCATGAATACGCTATAGGTGTGAATCTTTGAAATAAAAAAAGGGTATGGGAAAGATCCCATACCCTCTGAGAAACTTACGTTAAGCTAAAAAGCTTACCAAGTTGCTCCGCCTTTTGCTGAATCCCAATGAAAAACACCTTCGGGTGCTGCTGTTCCAGAGGAATGGGATGCTTCAGCAGACCAGGTAACGTTGTCAATAGGTGAAGCGCCAGCAACAGAGCTTGGAAAATTTACAGTAATTTGTAAATCAGCTACATAGCCATATGGGGCCAAGTCTAAATTGCAACCAGCATACGTGTTGTTTGTTACATAACAAGCTTCCATCGCAGTAGCAACTGTAGCGAGCATCGATTTTGCAGATGCATCGTTAGCCGATTTTTTGTATGTAGAGAACTGCGGGATCGCGATAGCCACGAGGATACCGATGATCGCGACAACGACCAGCAGCTCGATAAGAGTAAAACCCTTTTCGCCCTTAAACACGTTTCTCATTTTTTCCATCATCAAAAATACCTCCTAATAAATAATTAATGTTATCCATCGAACTAACAACTATTCGACTATCTGGCTAGGTGTAAATGCAATAGGGATGCCAACCGTTTGATAATAACATATTATCTTAATAAACAACAAGATAGAGATGTTTTACGCAAAATATTCCTGTAACAAGACGTTTTTATATCTAAAATGCGGACAATTTTTGTCATTCGTGACAAATTTTGTCATCCGACATGCAAATGTACAGCCAAAGACCATCAAAAACAGGTTTTAATAATATATCTTCAACTCTCCTTTATGTTTCAATCAGGATGGCATAGAGTTTACGCTTTGAACCGGATAGACAATGGAAAAAGAATTTAACAACTGCATAAAACTGACGATGTATACAAAACCAGAGTGCTCCCTCTGCGAGAAGATGAAAGAGGTTATCCTCGATGTCTCAAAAAACAGCCCGCTCACGCTGGAAGAGATAAATATCTCCGGCAATCAGGAACTGGAAAAAAGTTTTGGTGAGAAGATACCGCTCCTCTTTTACGGCAAAGAGGAACTCGCCATGTATAAGATAAGCAGGGCGCAACTAATTCATAAATTAAAAACCCTCTCCTGACATGGCGCATATCAAAAAGAGAGAACTGGCCCGGATGTTTTTCAGAATGAACCACTTTAATGAAAAAGGGAGGAGCCGCTTCCTCTTCGTTTTTCTCTTTCTAGCCGCACATCTAATATATGTTTCCGAATCAGGCGCTGAAAAACCGCATTTCCAGGGGGAAAAAATAATCCTTGAAGGATTGGCGCACAGCTACCGGCTGGAACTCGATAAGGCACAGGAAGTTTTCAAAAAACTCAAGCTCCTCTACCCCGGCTCCCCATCATCCCTCTTCTATCCTGCCGCGATATCGTGGGGAGCGGTGGAATCGGACCTTCGATGGAGACGTATAGCGGAGCTTCACGCAGACAGTAAAATTGAAAGAGAACTACCGACTCACTCAGCGGAGAGGCTGATAAAGGATATGCGCGATACGATAACCAAATGCGCCAAGATAATTGAAACCAGGCCGGATGATTTCGAAGCGCTTTTTTACACCGCCGGGGCGTACGGCTTTACGGCGCGGATGGAGTACTACAGCGGCAACTACATATCCGCGCTCATCGATGGAAAGAAATCGGCTGATCATTTTGAAATATTGCTCAACAAGCATCCGGAAAGAGCAGACGCGAAACTCGGCCCGGGAGTATACAAATATTACATCGGCGGTCTATCAAGCCCGATGAGGTACTTGATAGCGATGCTCGGGCTGGAAGGTTCAAGGAGCGAAGGACTTGATCTTATGGAGACAGCGGCCCTGAGATCGACGCTATCAAGAGTCGAAGCGGCCGATTTCCTCACGCGGATCTACAGGACGAGCGAGGGGGACACGAATAAGGCGCTCGAATGGGCTAACCTGCTGGAGGAGTTTGCCCCCGGATCGCCATTGGCTGACTACCACCGCCTTATAATCCATCACAACAGCGGCAATTTCTCCTCAGAAGCGGAGAGCGCCGAACAGCTCCTGAAGAAGATGGAAAAACTCCCCGACTCCATTAAAGGGGATTGGGAGCCACTTTTGAACTTTACCATCTGTTCCGCCATGATTGAAAAGGGGGACGCAAAAAAGGGGGTAGAATATTGCCGGAAAGGGTATGAATCGCCTAAAGCCGGAAATTGGCTGAAAAGCGAAATTCAGCCGCACTTTAAACGGACAACGGTAATTAAAAACGCGCGATAGGAAACATGGTCATTGAAGATATTAATAATTAAGATAAGTTCTCTCGGCGACGTGGTGCACGGCTTTGCGTTCGTAAACAGGCTCAAGGAGATAAAGCCGGACGCCGCTGTAGACTGGGTAGTGAGCGATGTTTATTCCGATCTTGTCGATAATCTGGATGGGGTCGGCAGGACGATACCGTTTCGCAGAAGCGCCTGGGGGCGCAACTGGTGGAAACCCTCCACGCTTAGGGAAATTGCTTCCTTCATCCTCGACATCAGAAAATCTAAATACGATGTCTGTCTTGACCTGCAGGGACTTTTCAGAAGCGGGGTAATTGCCTGGCTATCCGGCGCGAAGCTGAGGGCAGGGTTCGCCGACGCAAGGGAAGGGAGCCGCTATTTCTACCAGAAATATATCGAACCTCCTTTAGGAAAAAGTTTTTCAGAAAATGAAACGGCAACTAGTCATCATCACGCAGTAGATAAGATCATGCAGGCGTTAAAACTGTTCGATGTTCCGGTACCGGAACGGGCAGACTTCAGCTTCACCATCCCCCCCCAAGTTACAGACGCCGCTAAACGACTTATTAAAGAGGCCGGCATTGAAGAGTATGCGGTATTTCATGTTGGAGCGAGATGGAAAACGAAGATGTGGCCGGAAAATAATTGGCGCGAATTTGCCGGTCGCTTTCAGAGCGAAACCGGAATCCCCGTGGTTTTCACCGGTTCCCCGACGGATTCTGCGATAGTTGAAAGGATCATCTCCGGATTGAGTGGAAGATTTTTAAATTTTTGCGGCAAGGGTAATCTCATTTTTCTCTCCGCCATAC
The sequence above is a segment of the Nitrospinota bacterium genome. Coding sequences within it:
- a CDS encoding ATP citrate lyase encodes the protein MSIFADENTRVVIMGGPAAVNAAKRMGEFCHLTGRELYVDAFVFPPDAGKTADVPVGNTICAVPIYASLKEATDKHGSNTALVFVAPNRATQAAMEAFDNPKIKAISMITEGVPEKDAKLLIKKAKDTGKIMNGPSAIGVMSAGKCRLGVIGGEYNNLILSKLFRQGSFGVLTKSGGLSNEIMWIISQFADGITTAVGIGGDAYPCSDFRTYLDMFEKDNETKAVIIVGEMGGNLEEDAARWLKEKPRRIKVIAVIAGFCQEALPKGMKFGHAGAKEGQHGEGSARGKSEALKAAGAIVPDTFGALGPAIKKVYEDLIATGAAKQMEEVSPSDLPQLPKKIEHFMDSGDLLIEPLIKSSISDDRGEEPLYCGYPASELINKGYDISHVIGLLWNKKLVTKKEAEVIRRIIMLSADHGPAVSGAFATIMAACAGIGLSQSVAAGLIMIGPRFGGAVTDAGKYFDFGLSQYPNDIPGFLAYMKKNVGPVPGIGHRVKSLKNPDKRVQELIRHVREAKISTPRLDYALKVEEVTTTKKDNLILNVDGCMACILTDLGFPNDALNGFFILARTIGLIGHWADQKRNNGRLIRMFNYLINYAVSGRKEVPKLD
- a CDS encoding ATP citrate lyase; amino-acid sequence: MAKLLEGPAMRLFEKWGVKTPYQLVISDISQLDDLIESNKWMNDRKMVVKAHEAIGGRFKRGLVKVDLDISGVKKATKEILGKDVDGLVISQVIIAEMIPHDDEYYIAVQSTREGAEILLANMGGIDVEDNWDKIKRTFVVVGEKPTADQLKKLAKEAGFKADLIDKVAEFALKFFECYDNEDGQYIEINPLIVNPKNGELTALDAVTNLDGDARFRHTDWNFNFAAEFGREYTQSEKKIMEIDGRVKGSVKLIEIPGGTTALLPAGGGASVFYSDAVINLGGTIANYSEYSGDPPAWAVEALTEEVCSLPGIKNIIVGGAIANFTDVKVTFAGIINGFRKAKKEGKLDGVKIWVRRGGPNEAAGLAAMRELKNEGFDIEVFDRYTPLTDIVNMALGK
- a CDS encoding formylmethanofuran--tetrahydromethanopterin N-formyltransferase — translated: MEINGVSIDDVSAEGFRSPFARLYFTGRNGKWAREASVKAVGCATSIIGCGVEAGIEARGENFKTPDARPGDALLFFAKRREKLEKELIKRVGQVALPTPTVMVFNCLDEGDPWELGKKIALFGNGFEHEEKRHGRDCVVVPITSGEFVMEKSIRIGEGIGGANFWIYASSQKSGLKAAEKAVSAIEPLAGLVLPFAGGVVASASRVGSRYSFLKASTQEDYCPTIDVKKNPGRKLEKGIEAVFEIVLNAVSLEVARTAMKAGIEAACSGGGVVKIGAANFDGALGDIHIPLRELFS
- a CDS encoding TonB family protein, with product MNYFLEMRQFILLSILFHVIGAFLSVHLIKIREVPPPISVTFIEEPKINNINFPFGKIVETKAEEDSKSPDEADLLSASESKGGEELKNEMRTSRAVKKGEASESNKGGVAQKSKEHDEYAVKSAKERDRVETDIQSEGDREAVFLEKSRIDEIVRDNPAGFYETGDEAIVSLNTKKFKYASYFLKIKRDVEAAWYYPDEAISRGLGGTTLLRFTLLPSGEMEGLDIVRSSGESSLDSASIDAVKAAVPFDPFPATITQKRLHIVVHFTYQPMFNPVGSPR
- a CDS encoding response regulator, with product MTDIDKNIKVLIVDDSKSMRNILKKLLAQGGMTNVIEADSGTSALLAIKNETPDVALLDWILPDIDGIKVLRKIRENPASKNLPVIMLTSKTNSENIQSAKDAGVNDYLIKPATKDAILKAVGNVLKN
- a CDS encoding glutaredoxin family protein, producing MEKEFNNCIKLTMYTKPECSLCEKMKEVILDVSKNSPLTLEEINISGNQELEKSFGEKIPLLFYGKEELAMYKISRAQLIHKLKTLS
- a CDS encoding glycosyltransferase family 9 protein, whose product is MKILIIKISSLGDVVHGFAFVNRLKEIKPDAAVDWVVSDVYSDLVDNLDGVGRTIPFRRSAWGRNWWKPSTLREIASFILDIRKSKYDVCLDLQGLFRSGVIAWLSGAKLRAGFADAREGSRYFYQKYIEPPLGKSFSENETATSHHHAVDKIMQALKLFDVPVPERADFSFTIPPQVTDAAKRLIKEAGIEEYAVFHVGARWKTKMWPENNWREFAGRFQSETGIPVVFTGSPTDSAIVERIISGLSGRFLNFCGKGNLIFLSAILKGAKMMVTVDSGPMHLASAFNIPIVSLFGPTSPEKTGPITGGKNHNFQVQIDCAPCFKKGCEISPNCMDMLTPQSVMEKIPAYFNK